One stretch of Streptomyces sp. 135 DNA includes these proteins:
- a CDS encoding LysR family transcriptional regulator, whose protein sequence is MFDSRHIKTFHEVVRAGSYSAAARSLGYTQPAITQQMKALERSVGTPLFTRVGRRMRLTEAGEALSRHAGIILDDISAAQQQMNAITRLRSGRVRVCAFPSANATLIPEALARLASGHPGVRVELLEDEPPESLRRVVRGECDITLAFTYPGLHEEVPAELAEIPLMEDQLTVLLPTGHPMARRRSVKLAELAEERWIAGCPRCRANFLHECAELGFAPDIAFTTDDNLVVQSLVAEGLGIAMMPGLVLNFLCHRKVTGRALDPASRRKVSAYVLKDHLRIPATALVLAELRTVAANRVGC, encoded by the coding sequence GTGTTCGATTCACGGCACATCAAGACGTTCCACGAAGTGGTCCGGGCCGGGTCGTACTCGGCGGCCGCCCGCTCCCTCGGCTATACACAGCCCGCGATCACCCAGCAGATGAAGGCCCTGGAACGGTCCGTGGGTACTCCCCTGTTCACCCGCGTCGGGCGCCGCATGCGCCTGACCGAGGCGGGCGAGGCGCTGTCGCGGCACGCGGGGATCATCCTGGACGACATCTCCGCCGCCCAGCAGCAGATGAACGCGATCACGCGGCTGCGCTCGGGGCGGGTGCGGGTCTGCGCCTTCCCGAGCGCCAACGCCACCCTCATCCCGGAGGCCCTGGCCCGCCTCGCCTCGGGTCATCCAGGGGTGCGCGTGGAGCTCCTGGAGGACGAGCCGCCGGAGTCGCTGCGGCGCGTGGTGCGCGGCGAGTGCGACATCACGCTCGCCTTCACCTACCCCGGCCTGCACGAAGAGGTGCCGGCCGAGCTGGCGGAGATCCCGCTCATGGAGGACCAGCTGACCGTGCTGCTGCCCACCGGGCACCCCATGGCGCGCCGCCGTTCGGTCAAGCTCGCCGAGCTCGCGGAGGAGCGGTGGATAGCGGGGTGCCCGCGCTGCCGTGCCAACTTCCTGCACGAGTGCGCCGAGCTGGGCTTCGCGCCCGACATCGCCTTCACCACCGACGACAACCTGGTCGTGCAGAGCCTGGTCGCCGAGGGGCTCGGCATCGCGATGATGCCGGGGCTCGTCCTGAACTTCCTGTGCCACCGCAAGGTGACGGGCCGCGCCCTGGACCCCGCCTCGCGGCGCAAGGTGTCGGCGTACGTCCTCAAGGATCATCTGCGCATCCCCGCCACCGCGCTGGTGCTCGCCGAGCTGAGGACGGTGGCGGCCAACCGCGTCGGCTGCTGA
- a CDS encoding cysteine dioxygenase family protein: protein MTTPTAYRAARTTERLDTLVADVREAVGRGLPPDLTAYLVGERLAPHLGTADLLTDEQCEGDPECYRQHVLHAEQDGSFSIVALVWLPGQRTSVHDHVSWCVTGVHEGEEHERRYRLVPATEPGGTARLIATEDVVNPRGAVCGFAPPGDIHRVWNACGTRAISLHIYGADIARLGSSVRRVYELPADR from the coding sequence ATGACCACTCCGACCGCGTACCGGGCCGCCCGGACCACAGAGCGCCTCGACACCCTCGTCGCCGACGTGCGCGAGGCGGTCGGGCGCGGACTGCCTCCCGACCTGACCGCGTACCTGGTCGGCGAGCGGCTCGCCCCGCACCTCGGCACCGCCGACCTGCTCACCGACGAGCAGTGCGAGGGCGACCCCGAGTGCTACCGCCAGCACGTCCTGCACGCCGAACAGGACGGCAGCTTCTCGATCGTGGCCCTGGTGTGGCTGCCGGGGCAGCGGACCTCCGTCCACGACCATGTCTCGTGGTGCGTCACCGGCGTGCACGAGGGCGAGGAGCACGAGCGGCGCTACCGCCTCGTGCCCGCCACCGAGCCCGGCGGGACCGCCCGGCTCATCGCCACGGAGGACGTCGTCAACCCGCGGGGCGCGGTCTGCGGCTTCGCGCCGCCCGGCGACATCCACCGGGTGTGGAACGCCTGCGGCACGCGCGCGATATCCCTCCACATCTACGGCGCCGACATAGCCCGCCTGGGCAGCAGCGTCCGCCGGGTGTACGAACTGCCGGCCGACCGGTAA